TCGAATGAAGTAGTTGTTGCTCATTTTTATTTCTATTGGTTTACTGAGTTCTTTTCCAAGAAACGATGAGACGGTGAAGGATTTTTCTTTTTGTTCATCGTGTAATTGTTTTGCCATCTGCTCATCGCTTTTTTTGATCAACCCAAGAAAGAGACTGTGAATCTTTTGTGCCGGATAAAAATCATATTTTCCATCTTTCAAAGCTTTGAGTTTTATAACCACACTGTGGAAAATATCAATCACTCCTTTAATTCAAAGATTTCAACGTCTCCATAACCATATTTTCTGTCTTTCCCAATTCCTGCGTATCTCATGAAGTTGGCTAATGCCGATGCATCTTTATTCAATGTCTTGATTGTGATGTAAGTGTAGATTCCATCTACTTTTACCGATTTGAAAAGAAATTCTGGCTTGATCTTTATACCAAGGAACATCTGAAAATCATAAACAAGTTGGTTAAAGCTTATACTTTCGGCATTTCTAATTTTCAAAATATAAGTTGAAGGCGGTTTAAAGAGTGCTTTGGTAGTTGTGATTTCAACGAAAGCTTTATCTGATTTTATTACTGCTTGTACTTTGGTGGGTATGTTCAGAACAAGAAATCTAAAAAGAGCGGGTAGTGGGCTTGAAAGCACCAAGCAGTGATTGTGTTTAGTTTGAAAAGGTCCCACTACCCTCAATGTACCGTCTGGTGAGTTTAAAAGAAATTCATAAGCGGCTTCGTCCAAATCTTTGATGATTTGAAGAATATAATTCCATTTTTCTTCGCCATCTGCAAAGATAGTTTTTGTGTAAATTGGGAACCTTCCAATCATTTTACCACCGTGAAAGTGAACCAACCAAAAGGTGATATTGGTTGATTTTCTTTGTTTATCAAAGAACGTCTTGAAAGTGGTGCGATGTCTCTACCATGATTTTTAATCAGGTTTCTAACTTGTTTTCTCAATTCCTCGTCTAAAAGAATAAACAAACTACACGCTTTCAAACCACCCCCATAGCCGATGTGAATTTTGTCTTTTTGGTTTTGTAATTTCTTCAAAAGGCTTCCGTATTTCGAATTCTCAGCTTTCAGGTCATTTAGTTCATCTTTTATCACATCGTCGTACATCTCTCTCACGCAATCAAATATTTGATCAATTGACTTTGGTACATCGGAGTATTTTTTTGAAAGCTCTCTTTGCATAAGTTCCATTTGATCCAAATCGAAGATAATCTCAGTTTCAAACTCCATTGATGGAGGTATCACTTCTGCCAAAAAGGTGGGCTTTTTACTGTCAAAGACAAGTTTTTGAGACATAACTTTGAAAACACCAATTCTTACAAGGCAAACAGGTTCTGTGAGTAGATTGGTATCCCTGACTATCAAAAACCTTGCGAAATCTGTGTGAATTTCATTTTCAAATCTAAAACAACTGTCTACATGCTTAGTTATTTGAGACATTAATGACCATTTTCTTTTTGGATCCTGTTGAACTTCTTTCAGTTTATTCTTTATGATCTCTATGATCTCTGAAAAATGACTTCTGTTCTTTTTCATTATATGGTATTGAATAGCCGTTCTTATGGCACCTTTGATGGAGCTACCGGGTATGTACAATACTCCTGAAGGATGCTTGATCATTTGAAGTATTTCTCCGTTTATTTCGTCTGTATATTTTCTTATTTCATAGAATAGATCTTTTTTATCTATTTGTTTTTCAACATTTGGAATAGTTTTATTGGCGATTTTGTTTAGAGAGTCTTTTTCTTTCAATTTTGGGTAGTTGTGAAGCAGTCTAAAAAATGACATGTCACGGAGTTTGTAGTATGACGAATTAATATTCACTATCTGGCATGGTGTGTATTTTTCCCCAGAACCAATGAAAACAGGGGTAAATGTTTTGAACTTAATCGATATCTTTTGCCTCATTTTTCATCACCACCGAAAGCGATTACGACAGGCGATGTCTGGATGAAATAATCTTCTATTTTAACCACTCCACGGCCTTGAATAGGGAATGTGAAAGTACTTCCTTCAACAAGATAGTTTAGATCTACCTTTGTTTTTACTGTATCTTTCTTGAATCCCCTTTTTCTTATTACTCTGTAATATCCTGCATTGAGCCTTTCGATTTCTTCTTCATTAGGTATACAAAGTGATAGTGTGATGTAATATTTTCCTTGTTGGTTGAATTGCTTTGGCAGATCGGTTATTTTGAAATCGAAAAGACCAAAACCATAAGTATTATCACCACCTATACCACTATCACCTAAAGCCTTCAGAGAACTGGTTAACATCTTTTCGTAATTATCTTCAAATTCTAAAACTATACAAGGTACAAAGCCTGGTTTGACATATGTAACTTCGATAAAGTAGAACATCGAGTTGTTGGTATTTCTATCTAAGGCATTTCTGGGTATACTGGTTACTGTTGTTGGTTGCTCGGTTAAGATTGATTTTTCTGGATTTACTAATGACAATTTAGACAAGTAAGCATAAGGAGATGATTTAATATTTTTAGGATCTTTTGAATGCATAGAATCGTAAATCATTGGTTTTGGCACGACATAATCATCATTATTTTGGAAAATAAGAGAGGAGCATTTTAAATTTTTGGCAAACAACTGGGCGTCTTCACCAAAAAGCTTGAAAGCCCAATAGACTATAGCACCATAGATTGTGTCTGAATGAATTGTGGAAAGGGTGGAATCTGACTCATCCCCCCTTCCAACTCTGAAACCTCCTTTAAAATCAAGGAGGATAAGTTTTCTCACAACAATCACCCTTTCAAGTTGGGCAATTTCTGCTTGAGTTCAGAGGGTGTCTTTCCTTCGACATCAAAGCTGAGAACTTTTTCTTCTTCACCGGTATAATATTTTTCAGATTTGAAAATCATCTGGTTTATCTTAAACTCGACTTTTCCATAACCTCTTGATCCACTAGATCCAATATAGTCATCTTCGATCAATTCAAGTGCTGTGAAAATATTTCTTAGATCTGTTTCAACATTGCTTTTTTCTTCGGCTGTGTAAACAATCTCAAATGAAAATTCTGCACCAGCTGGCACTCTCTCATTAGTTCTTGGGCTTGCATGGCAGGTTACTCTATCAAGACCGTTTTCCATTTTCCATTCGGCATAAGGTACATCTGTTTCCATGCTTTCAAGGGCTTCCTTGGATTCTTCTGTTAAATGCGCATCTCTGACGATTATCCTCGCGGGTATATTCACTTTCTCGCCTTCTGTTTTAGGAGAAGATCCAAAGAGACGACAGATTTCACAGTTGATATCATTACATTCATGTCTTCTTACTGCATTCTTTCCTGATCCAAACGTATCAAGGCGCATTTTCTTTAGTCTTTCAAGCAATGATCTCATTTTCCCTTTCAATGAACTACCAGGTATATATGGTTCACCAGTCAGTGGGTTTCTAATTATCGGGTTGTCGATACCACCTATCGATATTCCTGTATCTGTGCCTCCAATCCTTGTACCTGTTTTTAAAACAATCTTGCCAGTTATTATGTATTTTCCCAAGATTGGCTTAATTGCGTTTTCACTCATCTTCTTTGTCCTCCTTTCTGAGATTCATAGTATTTGAAGTATGCAAGTATTGAATCATAGAATTTTTTAAATAACTCAAAATCAGCTTGATCATTAATCTTGTCTATAGCAGTTCCGAGAATATCTTGAAGATCTCTCAGTTCATCTTGACGACCAGTTTGGTAAGCAAGATAAGCTTTGACAAAGATCATTTCGTCTCGTATTTCTCTCTTAAAGGCATCGAGATTTTTCAAGTAAGATGGTCTGTTCATCGAGTATTTACTCCAGATTTTGCTTATATGTCCGTGGAATTTCCTTATTTGGGTCATGTTTATTCTCAATTCTCGAGCTGTATTTTCTGAGAATTTAATCATTTCAGACATATTCCATTCCGATAGTTTCGGTAATTTCTTTATTACTTCCACATTAGCCATTTTCATCCCTCCTTCTTGCTTTGAGATCTATAAGCTGTAAAATAGCATTGAGTGCAGGAATTTCCTGTGTTCTAACCAAATTTGCAAAAATTTTGTCTTGTTCGTTCTCACGAGCTTCGATATACGCCAAAAATGCCTTGTTTAGTGGAGAATCTTCTAAGGATATTTCAAGAGACTTTCTTATGACGCTTCTGTCGACGGAAGTTGCTAATTTTGAGAGTTTTTCGTAGATTCTGTATGTTTTCTCTGTGAAATCTTTCCAACTCACAATTTGTGGTTTTTCCAGTACTGATCTGTGGTTTTTGAAAACTCTCTTCATACCGTGTGAAAGAACTATGCAGTTTTTACCATGTTTTTTTCCAAGTTTTTCAGCCTGTTGCGCCATTTCTTTCACCTTACCTATGTTTTCTTTTTCATCAAAGATAACAAAAGATGCCGTGTAGGTGATATTTTCGTTTTCATTAGTAAAATTACGAAATTCCATCTGCATTTCATAAGCGAATTGCAAGATATCTTCCCAGCCACCTAAAATGAAAAGATCGTCTCCTCCCGAGTAGACAACAGCAACATTTTTACCTTTGGCCAATTTTCTAACCTTGTGTTTGAAAAAATAAGTCAATAATCTCGAAAGCGTGCTGATTCTTGACAGAGTTTTTGTCTTTAACCCTTCTCTGAAGATGGTACCGAGATTATCAATGTCTGCTTGCAAGCATGCGAGTTTTTTCCCAGCCGATTCTTCGGCGAGTTCTTCAAATTCCTGATGTTTGGCATAACTGACCATATCGATGAAGATCAAGTTTTGAGAATCTTCTGAGCCGATTTCTCTAAGCCCAAGGACGTAGTTTTTGGCTTTCAATGGTTTGTCACTGAAACTGTATCTTTCGTTGAGTATTTCAAAATCTCCTTGTGGGTCTTGTGAGAAGTATTTTGCATACACCATCTGTCTACCATACTCATACATCTGTTTACAAAAATCACATGCTGAAGGTTCTTGATCCTCTCTCAAACTAAGAAGTTCTTTGGTTCTTTTTCCGCAGATTTTGCATGTCTGTAAGTTTTGAACACTCTTGATATTGACAAGATCAAAAAGCTCATTTAATTCATCCACAGAATACATTCTCAGTTTCGCTGTTCTGATCTTTTCATTTATTCTTTGAAAAACTTCTGATGGGTCTTTCACTTCACTGAGTGCCATTGGCTCATACTCAACAATGAGTTTTAAATCTGTCGCTTTTTCTAAGAGCCATTGGTTGATTTCCTTTTGAACCTTTCTGAGTTTTTCGATGTTTTGATCTGTGTTTGATATTATTAAATAGAAATGCCCTCCACCAACGAAATGTACATTTGTTCTGAAAAATCCTGTTTCTTGGAGTATCTTGTCTACAATGATTTCTTGGAATAGGTCTATAAAGAAACTGCGTCCTCTAAAAGATCTAAGTGCACCTTTTGATGAAACATTGGTGATGAATCTTTGAATTCCAGAGACATCACCTTCGATGAGTAGAAGAACTTGTTCATTTTCAAGACTTTTTAGGTCGTTATATTTCTCAATTGGGATCTTCTTTGCTTTAACATAATCGTAGATTGAAAGTGCGATCATTGCGGTGACTTTTAAATGATCATATAGCGATATATCCATGATCCCTTCTTTTTGCGTTGACTGTGGTACAAAAGAGAGATATTTGTACAATAAGAATCTCAAGTTTTCAACATTCAGAGATAGTCTTTTTAAATCATCCACAAGTGCCGTGTATAGTTTTTTGAAGTCTGATTGATCTGCTATTTTTTCATTTGTTGTATGGTCGATCTCTCCTATTGCGCCTGGTTTAAAGTAGGAATCAATTGTTCTTTCGTCATCTTTCCCTATCCTTGCCAGGATATTTTCAAGTGTTCTTCTTTCTTCAAAACCTTCATCTTGTTTAGTTTGCCTTTCAGAACTTGCAATGTTGTCCGCATAACACACGTACCAGGTAAGTGGATCAGGATCGTCAAGATTCGCTTCATGATGGTAGAACATGAATTTTTGGTATGGAGCAAAGATTTTTTTGTCATCCACATCAACATCCTTGATAAAAACACTACCTGCGAGAGTATGTTTCTGCGATTGATCTACAAGACCAGCTCTTCTTACAAGTTTTCCTATATCGTGTATCAGTGCTCCGATTGCTAAAGTTTCGCGTTCTTTGTCCACATACTCACCTCCTTTCTTGAAGAATTTCTTCTATTTTCTTTTTCACGCACTCAAGAAATTTTTGATTTTTGATAGTAGTTTGGATGACGTAAAATCCTGTTCCTTTTTTACTGTTCAAAACCATCTTGAGATGGTCTTTCTCTATCCACACCCTGAATGCATTTCCACTTTCGATTTCTGAACTTCCAGTTATGCTGACAAGTTCAATCCAAGGTAATTTGGCTATCTCTTCGGTGATTTTCTCGTTGAATTCTCTGAATTTCGTTGCATGTCCACCTGAGCCTGTGATTTTGTCTGAAAAAGGTTTGTTTGTTTTATAGTCATCATCATCAATGGTTGAACAATCCCATTCAGTACTTTCTAAATAGATTTGTCCAAGGGGATTTAGTGCTAAGTAGTCTTCTGTATCTATTCGAGTTCGCTCAATGAATATCTTTATTTCCTCTGGTAAACTCGCCCAACTTTGAAAACCAAATTTTTCCAAGAATCTTTTCTCTTCAACGGTGTTCATATATTCGAGCATTGCGAAGATCTTTGAATATTTTCTATATAGATCTGGATCGAATCTAACTGGGATTGGGAGAAGTTCTATTATCTCATCAAAGGATTCAAAAAGATAATAAACGGGAACGTTTAGGGCTTGTCCAAGTAATGCTGCATAAGCGATAGCAGCCTTGTAACCACCTGTTGCGTTTATAATACATCGATCGAGACTATCTTTCGCACAATTAGCCATTTCTCTTACCAAATTTCTCAAGCCATGGAGTTTAAAATCGAAACGATTTTTATCGTTGAGTTTATCCACTTTCACAACCTCAACACTATTGAATTCAAGATTATTTTTGTTTTTTTGGAAATATTCTTTGAGAATATTACCGATAAGTTCTCCATCGGGAGTATCAGAAACCAATAAAAATATCTTTTGCCTGGAATTAAGGAAACCTTTTTCGATCAAGCTCGCAACGGAATTGATCTCTGCTCCCCAGGTCTTATCGTGAGGATCTTTAATGTTCCGCAGAATTTGGGCAACTCCAGCCATATTTTCAGATTGAGCTTCATCTATTAATTTTTTTAACTGTTCTGGAGAATTTGGTCTAATGGAATTTGTTTTAAGACTTGCTCCAACTGTACATATGAGAGTGTCTTTGTAACTCATCCATAATCGCTCCTTTCTGTCCCAATCAATATGATGCTCCCCACGGCATATTTCTGACAGTTATCCAAGATAAATGACTTATCAGATATTTCTCAATAGGTATTCGCGTACTTCGTCCAATGATGTATGTTCATTGTATCTAACATAAATTGTTTCATCTGTACCTTTTCTTAATTCTGTGATATCTCTTGCTAAACCAATGTGGGCAAAGAAATTTCTCTCACTCAGCGTGCTTTTAGATCCTGGATCTATAACTTCACGCATGCTAAACCACCCATTCACTTGATTCTCAGTTTTTTCAAGATACCTATTAGTTTTAATGATCATGAGGTCTACTTCATTTAGTAAAAATGTAAGACTGTGATTGAAACCAATTTGAGTTAATATCTCTTTAAAAACACTCTCGATTCTTTTTAAACTTACCCCGGTATCTCGGTTGATTGGTTTGATATCCTTGCTTTGAAGCATTCTGATCATTCCTATGTATAGGCCAAGCTGACATATTATTTCTACATAAGCCTCTTTGTTCAACTTTGGTGATTTTCTGTAGTTGCTATATAATTTTTTCTCTGCATATTCGATCAAATTTTCAATTTCTTGAAAAATTTCTTGTTCTGTGTGTTTGTTTTCATAGTAAAGAAATAAAGGTACACAATTTATAATTGCAGAATAAATCCAAAAACTCTTCAGCAATTTCTCGCTCAGTGATCTTTTGAGTGGTCTGATTAGTTTTTCATTATCACGGAAAATCTCGGTTTTTAGAAATCTATTCAGTTCATCTTCAGTCAATTTTGTACCTTGATATGTTCTTTTAAAATATGATAAAAATGGTGATTCAAAAGCTGTCGGATAAACCTGTTTTTGAAAATGTATTTCATATTTTGAGGCTGTACTCCCAATTATGGGATCTGAGAAGGTTATGGTTATCTTTGGAGAGTTTTCCCCAGGCCAGTTCACTAATGTAGCAAATATCGAAAAATATCTCGCTGCTTCGATCATCGCGGAGATGTATATATTCAAACCACTTGAAATATCAAGATAGAATTCCTGTATTTGTTCGCGAAGGTATCTTTTTACCATGTCAAAAAATAATTCTAAAACTATATCGTCGTAGTCTCCTTTTAACTCAACTTTCTCATAAGTACCAAGTGAGTGAATTACGAGTATGTCGTCTTTATCATTTTCACAGGGTATTTTACGGATGTAAGAAACGGGGTTCTTCAAATATTCATCGGGATTCTCAACGATATCTTTAATTTCTCGTTCAAGATCATGCAGATTTCTTTTTTTGAACTCTTCGGGGAGTCTTTTGTTGAGAAGTATACTGACAGGGTAGATCAGTATCACTTTTGTCTCTTCTTTTTTTGTGCTTAGATGATACTTTTTGAGAAAGAAGCTTGAAAGTTCGGATTCTTGACAAAAATCATCTTGTGATTCTTGAGAAGGTATGAAGAATGATTTGGTTTCACCTAAGATTCGTCCAACTTGATAAATCAAACCATTCATTCATTGTATACCCCCCTTTTAAGGATCTGGAAGGACATACCTTCTGAATCGTTCGTGTTTGAAGATTTTTACTATCTCCACGGTTCCATCCTCTTTTCTCATTTCCTTAGAGACTCTTTTGGTGGTAGCGTAGATAGGGATGAATCCATTTTTGTAACACCAATGCACCATGTAAGTGGTTGCGCCAAAATCACCCTGTATCAAACAGTAGTTATTTACTTTCGGATCTCTGTTTTGAAGAAGAAAACCTTCCAGTTCTGTAAATATTTCGGGAGTAAGATCAATATCAGGCGGGATATTAGACCAAAAGTTGGACAATTCAGGTGGTAGATTGATAATTTCATTGACTTCTAAATTGTTGAATATATAATTTTTTTGTTCTTCCGTGAGCTCGTGATTGAATATCAAAAACAGTTTATTCACGCTATCATCCTTTGTTATCTTCGTTTTGAACTTCAATTCTCATTGTCTGTTCAGAAACGTAATGAACAAGATCTCCCAAGTTTCTGATCAACAGTCCACTTATTAGATGACCACTGAAAATTGGTTCATTGAGCAGGTATATCTTGCCTATTTTGTTTTCACACTCATCTGAAAAGAAGAAACGGAGTCCCAAATCTTCACAGACTACTATTGCGCAGTTCACTCTTATTGTTTTCTTCTCAGTTGCTGCAACGGCTTTCTGCTGCGCAAATTGCTTGAATTTTTCTAAAACACTTGATGGTACATAAATGATCTTCTCGTCTTCTCTCATCAATTGAAGGATAATCTCTACTCGTCTTCTTTCATCTTCGAAAAACTCTCTGTGTAATGTTCCATAATTTATTTCTCTGAGTCTATGGACATTTTCTTTGATAGTTTGTAGATCTTTGACTGGTCCCAAGATTTTTGCGAATGGTTTTATAGTTTGGCAATCTATCTCAAACGTCATATGGGTTAACTTAACGGTGTCGAACAAATCTTTTATCTTCACCTCGATTGCTTCAACTGAGGCAAGTGGAAGGAAAGTTGTGAGATAGACAAAAGTTATCTTATCTTTTGTCTTGTCAGTTACTATTCCATAGATAGGAAGATGCGTAGTATAAACTGCGAAAACATCGCGCAAGGAAAGCTCTTTATTTTCTGAAACTCTTATCAAATTCGTATTTTGAAAGTCTTTCACTGATTTTTTGTAGATTTTCATAAAGTCTTTGAGTAAAGACATGCTTTGACCCCCAGGTTTTAAAGATTTTCTTTCTCTAACTATTTAGATTCATCTTTTTACA
The DNA window shown above is from Thermotoga profunda AZM34c06 and carries:
- the csm4 gene encoding type III-A CRISPR-associated RAMP protein Csm4 translates to MRKLILLDFKGGFRVGRGDESDSTLSTIHSDTIYGAIVYWAFKLFGEDAQLFAKNLKCSSLIFQNNDDYVVPKPMIYDSMHSKDPKNIKSSPYAYLSKLSLVNPEKSILTEQPTTVTSIPRNALDRNTNNSMFYFIEVTYVKPGFVPCIVLEFEDNYEKMLTSSLKALGDSGIGGDNTYGFGLFDFKITDLPKQFNQQGKYYITLSLCIPNEEEIERLNAGYYRVIRKRGFKKDTVKTKVDLNYLVEGSTFTFPIQGRGVVKIEDYFIQTSPVVIAFGGDEK
- the csx1 gene encoding CRISPR-associated CARF protein Csx1; the protein is MNGLIYQVGRILGETKSFFIPSQESQDDFCQESELSSFFLKKYHLSTKKEETKVILIYPVSILLNKRLPEEFKKRNLHDLEREIKDIVENPDEYLKNPVSYIRKIPCENDKDDILVIHSLGTYEKVELKGDYDDIVLELFFDMVKRYLREQIQEFYLDISSGLNIYISAMIEAARYFSIFATLVNWPGENSPKITITFSDPIIGSTASKYEIHFQKQVYPTAFESPFLSYFKRTYQGTKLTEDELNRFLKTEIFRDNEKLIRPLKRSLSEKLLKSFWIYSAIINCVPLFLYYENKHTEQEIFQEIENLIEYAEKKLYSNYRKSPKLNKEAYVEIICQLGLYIGMIRMLQSKDIKPINRDTGVSLKRIESVFKEILTQIGFNHSLTFLLNEVDLMIIKTNRYLEKTENQVNGWFSMREVIDPGSKSTLSERNFFAHIGLARDITELRKGTDETIYVRYNEHTSLDEVREYLLRNI
- the csm3 gene encoding type III-A CRISPR-associated RAMP protein Csm3, which produces MSENAIKPILGKYIITGKIVLKTGTRIGGTDTGISIGGIDNPIIRNPLTGEPYIPGSSLKGKMRSLLERLKKMRLDTFGSGKNAVRRHECNDINCEICRLFGSSPKTEGEKVNIPARIIVRDAHLTEESKEALESMETDVPYAEWKMENGLDRVTCHASPRTNERVPAGAEFSFEIVYTAEEKSNVETDLRNIFTALELIEDDYIGSSGSRGYGKVEFKINQMIFKSEKYYTGEEEKVLSFDVEGKTPSELKQKLPNLKG
- the csx20 gene encoding CRISPR-associated protein Csx20; this encodes MNKLFLIFNHELTEEQKNYIFNNLEVNEIINLPPELSNFWSNIPPDIDLTPEIFTELEGFLLQNRDPKVNNYCLIQGDFGATTYMVHWCYKNGFIPIYATTKRVSKEMRKEDGTVEIVKIFKHERFRRYVLPDP
- the csm5 gene encoding type III-A CRISPR-associated RAMP protein Csm5, with product MRQKISIKFKTFTPVFIGSGEKYTPCQIVNINSSYYKLRDMSFFRLLHNYPKLKEKDSLNKIANKTIPNVEKQIDKKDLFYEIRKYTDEINGEILQMIKHPSGVLYIPGSSIKGAIRTAIQYHIMKKNRSHFSEIIEIIKNKLKEVQQDPKRKWSLMSQITKHVDSCFRFENEIHTDFARFLIVRDTNLLTEPVCLVRIGVFKVMSQKLVFDSKKPTFLAEVIPPSMEFETEIIFDLDQMELMQRELSKKYSDVPKSIDQIFDCVREMYDDVIKDELNDLKAENSKYGSLLKKLQNQKDKIHIGYGGGLKACSLFILLDEELRKQVRNLIKNHGRDIAPLSRRSLINKENQPISPFGWFTFTVVK
- a CDS encoding putative CRISPR-associated protein, giving the protein MSYKDTLICTVGASLKTNSIRPNSPEQLKKLIDEAQSENMAGVAQILRNIKDPHDKTWGAEINSVASLIEKGFLNSRQKIFLLVSDTPDGELIGNILKEYFQKNKNNLEFNSVEVVKVDKLNDKNRFDFKLHGLRNLVREMANCAKDSLDRCIINATGGYKAAIAYAALLGQALNVPVYYLFESFDEIIELLPIPVRFDPDLYRKYSKIFAMLEYMNTVEEKRFLEKFGFQSWASLPEEIKIFIERTRIDTEDYLALNPLGQIYLESTEWDCSTIDDDDYKTNKPFSDKITGSGGHATKFREFNEKITEEIAKLPWIELVSITGSSEIESGNAFRVWIEKDHLKMVLNSKKGTGFYVIQTTIKNQKFLECVKKKIEEILQERR
- the cas10 gene encoding type III-A CRISPR-associated protein Cas10/Csm1; amino-acid sequence: MDKERETLAIGALIHDIGKLVRRAGLVDQSQKHTLAGSVFIKDVDVDDKKIFAPYQKFMFYHHEANLDDPDPLTWYVCYADNIASSERQTKQDEGFEERRTLENILARIGKDDERTIDSYFKPGAIGEIDHTTNEKIADQSDFKKLYTALVDDLKRLSLNVENLRFLLYKYLSFVPQSTQKEGIMDISLYDHLKVTAMIALSIYDYVKAKKIPIEKYNDLKSLENEQVLLLIEGDVSGIQRFITNVSSKGALRSFRGRSFFIDLFQEIIVDKILQETGFFRTNVHFVGGGHFYLIISNTDQNIEKLRKVQKEINQWLLEKATDLKLIVEYEPMALSEVKDPSEVFQRINEKIRTAKLRMYSVDELNELFDLVNIKSVQNLQTCKICGKRTKELLSLREDQEPSACDFCKQMYEYGRQMVYAKYFSQDPQGDFEILNERYSFSDKPLKAKNYVLGLREIGSEDSQNLIFIDMVSYAKHQEFEELAEESAGKKLACLQADIDNLGTIFREGLKTKTLSRISTLSRLLTYFFKHKVRKLAKGKNVAVVYSGGDDLFILGGWEDILQFAYEMQMEFRNFTNENENITYTASFVIFDEKENIGKVKEMAQQAEKLGKKHGKNCIVLSHGMKRVFKNHRSVLEKPQIVSWKDFTEKTYRIYEKLSKLATSVDRSVIRKSLEISLEDSPLNKAFLAYIEARENEQDKIFANLVRTQEIPALNAILQLIDLKARRRDENG
- the csm2 gene encoding type III-A CRISPR-associated protein Csm2, yielding MANVEVIKKLPKLSEWNMSEMIKFSENTARELRINMTQIRKFHGHISKIWSKYSMNRPSYLKNLDAFKREIRDEMIFVKAYLAYQTGRQDELRDLQDILGTAIDKINDQADFELFKKFYDSILAYFKYYESQKGGQRR